The sequence TATCCGGAACCTGATCTGAAAGCGCTCACCTTTGCCCGGGAGCTGCAGAAGAAAGGGCATTCGGTGCAGATACTGACGGGGTTTCCAAACTATCCCGGAGGTAAGCTGTATGAAGGGTATAAAGTGAAGTGGTCGCAGAGAGAAGTGATCGAAAACGTTGAAATAATACGCGTGCCGCTTTATCCCAGTCATGACCAGTCGGGCGGTAAACGGATGCTGAACTATTTGAGTTTTGCTTTCAGCGCTGCACTGCTGGGTGTATTTCGGGTGAAGAAAGCAGATGTTATGTATGTGTATCATCCACCTGCTACGATCGGAATACCCGCAGTATTTATTCGGTTTTTCAGGCGTATCCCGGTAGTGTATGACATCCAGGACATGTGGCCGGATACATTAACCGCAACCGGCATGGTGAAAAATAAAATTGTTTTGAAACTTATTAGCTGGTATTGTGCTTTTATTTACGGAATCGTTGATAGGATCACGGTACTCTCGCATGGTTTTAAAAACCGGCTGGTGTCGCGGGGAGTAGATGCTGCAAAGATCGACGTGATATATAATTGGCCCAACCCGTTCACACTGCCGGAAATACAGGACAAATCGCGTATACCCGCCGCTGCTGAAAAGTTTACTATTTTATTTGCAGGCACAATGGGACGAGCCCAGGCATTGGATAAAGTGTTGGATGCCGCCGCAATACTAAAGGCGGAAGGTGCCAGTAATATTCAGTTCGCATTTCTTGGTGGTGGGATATGTCTTGATGAACTAAAAGCCCAGAAAGAAAGATTACGTCTCGATAATGTTGTATTCCTGCCACGTGTCAATAACAGTGATGTAGGAACCTACCTTGCCGCTGCAGATGCACTTTTGGTGCACCTGAAAGACGACGAATTGTTCAAGATTACCATACCGTCCAAAACACAGGCGTATTTCCAGGCGGGCAAGCCTGTACTGATGGCAGTTGGCGGTGATGCTGATGCTATGATAAATGATGCTGGCGCTGGGGTCTGTTGTCCGCCTGAGGATGCGGAAGCGATGGCAGCAGCAGCAATTAAGCTATCGAGGCTAAGCGAACAACAACTGGCTGACATGGGTACCAACGCCAGAAGCTATTTTGACAAATATCTGGCGATAGACCATGGGGTCAGCCAGTTTGAAAAAGCATTTGAAACCACCGTCAATGTATAAATACGGTCTTAAGCGGGTGGTGGATATTGTAGGTTCTTTAG comes from Polluticoccus soli and encodes:
- a CDS encoding glycosyltransferase family 4 protein, producing the protein MRVLILSQWCYPEPDLKALTFARELQKKGHSVQILTGFPNYPGGKLYEGYKVKWSQREVIENVEIIRVPLYPSHDQSGGKRMLNYLSFAFSAALLGVFRVKKADVMYVYHPPATIGIPAVFIRFFRRIPVVYDIQDMWPDTLTATGMVKNKIVLKLISWYCAFIYGIVDRITVLSHGFKNRLVSRGVDAAKIDVIYNWPNPFTLPEIQDKSRIPAAAEKFTILFAGTMGRAQALDKVLDAAAILKAEGASNIQFAFLGGGICLDELKAQKERLRLDNVVFLPRVNNSDVGTYLAAADALLVHLKDDELFKITIPSKTQAYFQAGKPVLMAVGGDADAMINDAGAGVCCPPEDAEAMAAAAIKLSRLSEQQLADMGTNARSYFDKYLAIDHGVSQFEKAFETTVNV